In the genome of Clostridia bacterium, one region contains:
- a CDS encoding DUF6385 domain-containing protein: MIVNLVKGVDSMAGVAVYQDSPECLKSLQYGYDGNTPKILRLDAYGRQVVTTESGSSIEVTSTDLDIRNLSNTQDNVVVYGNDGTSNVPIKTDNSGALQVVFSKSFMNATENVTTSDLYTGTIGRDTSLHTVHTFFINNIGSNPAIFKIQISPDGILWIDDGGEFSVDPSTAKAANANRFAHYTRIAYRSNNSNSTTNLSITFQAQS; encoded by the coding sequence ATGATAGTAAACTTAGTAAAAGGAGTAGATTCCATGGCTGGTGTGGCAGTATACCAAGATTCTCCTGAATGCCTTAAATCCCTGCAATATGGATATGATGGCAACACCCCTAAGATTTTAAGGCTTGACGCTTACGGACGTCAGGTTGTTACAACAGAATCCGGATCATCAATTGAAGTTACTTCTACTGACCTTGATATACGAAACCTTTCAAATACCCAGGATAATGTCGTTGTTTACGGAAATGACGGAACAAGTAATGTTCCGATAAAAACCGATAACTCAGGTGCATTACAGGTTGTATTCTCTAAATCATTTATGAACGCGACTGAAAACGTTACAACTTCAGATTTATACACCGGGACAATTGGTAGAGACACCTCCCTACATACTGTACATACTTTTTTTATAAATAATATTGGAAGCAATCCTGCAATATTTAAAATCCAGATAAGTCCAGACGGAATCCTGTGGATAGATGATGGCGGTGAATTCTCTGTTGATCCCTCGACCGCCAAAGCTGCAAATGCAAACAGATTCGCGCATTACACCCGGATTGCATACAGATCAAACAATTCAAACAGTACGACAAATCTCTCCATAACATTTCAGGCACAATCATAA
- a CDS encoding DNRLRE domain-containing protein: MANIVFTPAITKHFSNVNSRKKSDGGVIYIGVDGNIIYRAICYFDTNILYSDIELDSAVLRMYAKAFEENVKTPVTPYMVTSSWNEDMLDWDHQPSFESSVKGNSVIVSKDGWYKWNITEIIKSWIDYKHFNYGILLKTDEHNSNDIKMFYSQRNYYYSRQSPVLEIRYKFKNPFSLNSRNSISLFEEHTTTEIFMYTTWVNVSMYSTCTYFVHNTGSETATVHVQVSPDKNAILDEEAIILVEPGSTKSINPMHFSYFCRLAFKSYFFRRATGLKIWFQAQV; encoded by the coding sequence ATGGCAAATATTGTGTTTACCCCGGCAATTACAAAGCATTTTTCCAATGTTAATAGTAGAAAAAAATCTGACGGTGGTGTAATATATATAGGTGTCGATGGTAATATAATATATAGAGCTATATGCTACTTTGATACGAATATACTATACAGCGATATTGAATTGGATTCTGCCGTTCTGCGAATGTATGCAAAAGCCTTTGAGGAAAATGTAAAAACCCCTGTAACCCCATACATGGTTACTTCCTCATGGAATGAAGATATGCTTGATTGGGATCATCAGCCATCATTTGAAAGCAGTGTAAAAGGGAATTCAGTCATTGTATCAAAAGATGGATGGTACAAATGGAATATTACCGAAATTATAAAATCCTGGATAGACTATAAACACTTCAATTATGGAATCTTACTGAAAACCGATGAACATAATTCAAACGATATAAAAATGTTTTATTCTCAAAGGAACTATTATTACAGCAGACAGAGTCCTGTACTGGAAATCAGATATAAGTTTAAGAATCCGTTTTCGCTAAACTCAAGAAATTCAATAAGCCTTTTTGAAGAGCATACTACAACTGAAATTTTTATGTATACAACTTGGGTAAATGTTTCTATGTACTCAACATGTACCTACTTTGTGCATAATACAGGGTCAGAAACTGCTACTGTTCATGTTCAAGTAAGTCCGGATAAAAACGCTATTCTCGATGAAGAAGCAATTATTCTGGTAGAACCAGGCTCCACAAAATCAATAAACCCTATGCATTTCAGCTACTTTTGCAGATTAGCCTTCAAATCTTATTTTTTTAGACGTG